The Arabidopsis thaliana chromosome 5, partial sequence genomic interval CCCATTGTCTTGTGTTATAAGTAAGAACCCTGAAATTTGATATGAGCTTGAGCCTGGTCAGTGGTCATTCTAGTTGTGGGTCTTAACAGGAGATGCATTACATAGATAGTCATTACAAATAGTGTGGAGAGTAGAGAGTAGGGCCAATGCAAATGGAGTGCATTTGATTAGACCACTACTGACTTACAGATTCTCTCCTCAAGGCAGACCAATTCCATCAGAAGAGGACATTTGTACTCAAATACCTCTCCTCTCattctttttcacttttgcCTTTTTGCATTATTAAAACAGCACACTAATGATGTGGGTTGACTTCCCTCTCCcccacaaaaacagagattccATGGGGGGAAATGGACAACAAGTAAAACACTTGTAAAAATGGTAATCTGCCTCTGATGCTTTAAGATATGATTTGGGGATCAATGCATCTTTGCTTTGGGATTTGCTTTGTGACAGTTAgtataaagaagagagaagctGAATGTGCTGCAACCAAATTAAAACTCTCTTTTGAGTTAAGCCTATATCCAACTCCTACTCTTCCTAGTGTGGTCCATTGTATTTATCATAAGAGTAAACTCGCTTGTAATAAATTATAGTAGGGAAAGGTGGAAGACCCACTTTTGtttctcactttctttctGTTTGGTGAGAAGTTGTTTTCCTTATGCAAAAGATGGAATGCATGAAGGACACTTGTGTCtggctttttatttattttggttgtgGATACTTTCATGATATACTTTACGACCTCAACCCTTTAATACCACACAATCTACCTCCAttcatcttttctcttctcttaatTTTCACCTTATCTCCCAACGAGACCATAGAGGAGTTACTGACTCCAACTTATAGCTACTAGCTATGCTGCGTAACTCTCTTAAACACTACCTTGGCACCTATGACAAATATGTTAGTGAGCCAACTTTTCTGGCTTTGattttcaaaccaaacaaGTATGAAGGAAATACATATCAGACACCATTTGGAGACTTGAGTCCATGCGGGGAGCAACAAGTGACGAGGCCGGGACCCTTGTTGCCattcaactctctctctctcttgggATTTAATTTCACTAACACTTTATGTCAATTTGATCATTACCACTttcacatctctctctcttctccttcttcttcttcttcttcttcctccctCATATCAACCTTTGAGCACACCAGTTTTCATGGTAAAATCAATCATCCTTTTGCTTtatctttttcgtttttttttctctctcttttggttttcagaATTGTATCATAAACAGACTACATGTGAGTTTGTATCATTTAGGaatacatataataaaatttcagCTTCATCAATATGTAATTATCTTCCTGTGTCTTTCCCACTTTTACCTAAAGATTTGATCACTTTCTcatcatatgtatatatatattcctctTGAACGCAGAGAAGTCTAGGATGAAGTTCATGAAAATCGGAACAAAGCCTGACACTTTCTACACTCAAGAGGCTTCAAGGTTGTTCCTTGATCTCTTTGCCTCTAAATTTCCCAAATTCCATTTCTCTGACAAAATTTTTACACTGCAGGATTTTGATAACAGACACACCTAACGATCTTGTTATTAGAATCAACAACACCACTTATCATCTCCACAGGGTATATATCTCGATTGACTCTCTTATCATAGCAGcacacacatatatgtatgttaatAGTGGTTTCCATCTTTGTCTGCAGTCTTGTCTTGTTCCAAAATGTGGGCTGTTGCGAAGGCTTTGCACTGATTTAGAGGAGTCTGATACTGTTACCATAGAGCTGAATGACATACCTGGTGGAGCCGATGCTTTTGAGTTGTGTGCTAAGTTCTGCTATGATATCACAATCAACCTCAGTGCTCATAACCTTGTGAATGCTCTCTGTGCCTCCAAGTTTCTTCGGATGTCTGATTCCGTTGACAAGGGAAATCTGTTACCAAAGCTTGAAGCTTTTTTCCACTCCTGCATTCTCCAAGGCTGGAAGGACTCCATTGTCACTTTGCAGTCCACTACCAAATTGCCAGAATGGTGTGAAAATCTTGGAATCGTCAGAAAGTGTATAGATTCAATTGTGGAGAAGATCCTCACTCCAACTTCAGAGGTCTCCTGGTCTCATACATACACCAGACCAGGCTACGCGAAGAGACAGCATCACTCTGTTCCAAGAGACTGGTGGACGGAAGACATATCAGACCTCGACTTGGACTTATTCCGCTGTGTCATCACAGCAGCCAGGTCAACCTTCACGTTGCCACCTCAGCTCATTGGTGAAGCTTTGCATGTCTACACTTGCCGTTGGTTACCATACTTCAAATCAAACAGCCATTCAGGTTTCTCAGTTAAAGAAAACGAAGCAGCACTGGAAAGGCATCGGCGTCTTGTTAACACAGTTGTGAATATGATTCCTGCAGATAAAGGGTCGGTTTCTGAGGGTTTTCTGCTGAGACTTGTTAGCATAGCGAGTTATGTGAGAGCATCTCTCACAACAAAGACTGAGTTGATTAGAAAATCTAGTCTGCAACTCGAGGAGGCAACTCTTGAAGACCTCTTGTTGCCTTCACACTCATCCTCTCATCTCCATCGCTACGATACCGACTTGGTTGCTACAGTTCTTGAGAGTTTTTTAATGCTCTGGAGAAGACAGTCTTCTGCGCATCTTTCTAGTAACAACACTCAATTGCTGCATTCAATCAGGAAGGTGGCAAAGCTTATTGACTCCTATCTTCAGGCAGTCGCACAAGATGTCCATATGCCAGTTTCCAAATTTGTGTCTCTTTCTGAGGCAGTGCCCGACATTGCACGCCAGAGCCATGACAGACTTTACAAAGCGATCAACATATTTCTCAAGGTATCAGATGCTCTGGCCTGCTCAAGGGCAACTAGCTATGGTTGAGAGTCTCACCAACCTACTTTCAGAAATCATACATTTTGCATACAGTACTTGAAACtgataaaacatttgtaaCATGGCAGGTGCATCCCGAGAtaagcaaagaagagaaaaaacgaCTATGCAGAAGTCTTGACTGCCAGAAATTGTCTGCACAAGTACGTGCACACGCTGTGAAAAATGAGAGGATGCCATTAAGAACGGTCGTCCAAGCACTCTTCTTCGACCAAGAGAGCGGTTCCAAGGGAGCATCAAGTCGATCAGAGAGCCAAGAACTCTTCACAAGAGGTAAAGAGACACCCACTGATGAACATAGCATGATGCACAAGCTTCACCTAGGTCCAGCTTCTACAGGGAAAGCTAAGAACGTGCTTGAAGAGGGATGcaaaagaggagaagagaaaaccAGATCCAGTACAGATCCTAAGAAGATAGTGTGGAAAGGAACAGGGTCAGAACATAAGCATCATATAAGTAGAGACAGGTAGTGGGGACTATACGTCTTAGGCCACAGAGATTCAGTTTCTTGTTTGCACTCGCCAGATTTCTggttcttttatttttctttctaaaaagaattgatgatgattgtaGATGGTTAATGTAAACCCAGTGGCACGATCTGTATTAATACAATGCAGAGCTCAAGCTCCTGCTCAACCACTCTCTCTTATGTGCTTAAGAAAACGGTTCAGCAACAAGCATGAGCCATGGGATAATATGTAGTAATGTGCTTATTAGGATAAATAGGTTCAAGGATCACATACTTtgtttcaaccttttttttcctAGAAATCAAGCATTGTTCCCTTGTTGACAATTACTGTTATTTAGATAAGGACATAAGATTGCCTTGATAGTTTCATTGTATACATAATAAGATTATTACTTGCTTACAAGATTTTCGCCTCACGCTCGTTCTCAGGGTGATTAACCCTTAACGTTCGTTTCAAAATCAGGCTGGTTTGTGACTGAGCGCACCCAGGCCCACTTGTGGTCACGCGTGTTTACTTGGTTCTTAGTCTGTGCCACCTCCTCTAAGGGGATATAAGCATAGTTCCCATTGATCGGGCCAGGGACGAACCCTGTGTAACCAGCCATGACTCCATGGATAGCCGAGTGGGCCAAGAGTGTACAATACAAGTTATCCGTAGCATTTGCAGGTACAGCTCTTATCATGTAAGTCGGATCGATATACTTGACAGTGAAGAGCTCGTCTGGATGCTCTCGCTCCCACCAGGCCTTGAGCACGGACTTAAACCAGACTCCCACATCCAAGAAAACTGCGTTGCCAGATTCATCCCTCTCTTGTTTCTGTGATTCATTTCTTGGGATCATCTCTTGACCTGCCCCTTCAGCCACAACAAGAACAGCATGCCCAC includes:
- a CDS encoding Phototropic-responsive NPH3 family protein produces the protein MLRNSLKHYLGTYDKYVSEPTFLALIFKPNKYEGNTYQTPFGDLSPCGEQQVTRPGPLLPFNSLSLLGFNFTNTLCQFDHYHFHISLSSPSSSSSSSSLISTFEHTSFHEKSRMKFMKIGTKPDTFYTQEASRILITDTPNDLVIRINNTTYHLHRSCLVPKCGLLRRLCTDLEESDTVTIELNDIPGGADAFELCAKFCYDITINLSAHNLVNALCASKFLRMSDSVDKGNLLPKLEAFFHSCILQGWKDSIVTLQSTTKLPEWCENLGIVRKCIDSIVEKILTPTSEVSWSHTYTRPGYAKRQHHSVPRDWWTEDISDLDLDLFRCVITAARSTFTLPPQLIGEALHVYTCRWLPYFKSNSHSGFSVKENEAALERHRRLVNTVVNMIPADKGSVSEGFLLRLVSIASYVRASLTTKTELIRKSSLQLEEATLEDLLLPSHSSSHLHRYDTDLVATVLESFLMLWRRQSSAHLSSNNTQLLHSIRKVAKLIDSYLQAVAQDVHMPVSKFVSLSEAVPDIARQSHDRLYKAINIFLKVHPEISKEEKKRLCRSLDCQKLSAQVRAHAVKNERMPLRTVVQALFFDQESGSKGASSRSESQELFTRGKETPTDEHSMMHKLHLGPASTGKAKNVLEEGCKRGEEKTRSSTDPKKIVWKGTGSEHKHHISRDR
- a CDS encoding Phototropic-responsive NPH3 family protein → MKFMKIGTKPDTFYTQEASRILITDTPNDLVIRINNTTYHLHRSCLVPKCGLLRRLCTDLEESDTVTIELNDIPGGADAFELCAKFCYDITINLSAHNLVNALCASKFLRMSDSVDKGNLLPKLEAFFHSCILQGWKDSIVTLQSTTKLPEWCENLGIVRKCIDSIVEKILTPTSEVSWSHTYTRPGYAKRQHHSVPRDWWTEDISDLDLDLFRCVITAARSTFTLPPQLIGEALHVYTCRWLPYFKSNSHSGFSVKENEAALERHRRLVNTVVNMIPADKGSVSEGFLLRLVSIASYVRASLTTKTELIRKSSLQLEEATLEDLLLPSHSSSHLHRYDTDLVATVLESFLMLWRRQSSAHLSSNNTQLLHSIRKVAKLIDSYLQAVAQDVHMPVSKFVSLSEAVPDIARQSHDRLYKAINIFLKVHPEISKEEKKRLCRSLDCQKLSAQVRAHAVKNERMPLRTVVQALFFDQESGSKGASSRSESQELFTRGKETPTDEHSMMHKLHLGPASTGKAKNVLEEGCKRGEEKTRSSTDPKKIVWKGTGSEHKHHISRDR